The proteins below come from a single Rhodohalobacter sp. SW132 genomic window:
- a CDS encoding beta-sandwich domain-containing protein: MKSRIVFYLTMLAASGLIFGSCAKESVEAESFGDIDGIVINSETETGLGTVNITTTPASNAIFTESDGTFTIQNVPTGNYTIQARKKDYSNASVSVSVRDGQTAVAKILMNPVDEDEDSTATTDDFRAEITAWFNDVDGDSTHVDVNYRVTNTSEAADIEEYEVYFEILTVSGTSYFFDVSGETLRAGQSRNGEHRHYIRNEEATDVIINDVWILQ; this comes from the coding sequence ATGAAGTCACGAATTGTATTTTATCTGACAATGCTTGCCGCATCGGGATTGATTTTCGGATCGTGCGCAAAAGAGTCGGTTGAAGCTGAATCCTTTGGCGATATTGATGGCATTGTCATCAACAGTGAGACTGAGACGGGGCTGGGTACTGTAAATATTACAACCACACCGGCATCAAACGCAATTTTTACTGAGAGCGACGGCACGTTTACTATTCAAAATGTTCCCACAGGAAACTACACCATCCAGGCGCGTAAAAAAGATTACAGTAATGCATCAGTGAGCGTATCTGTCCGTGACGGGCAAACAGCCGTTGCCAAAATTTTGATGAACCCCGTGGACGAAGATGAAGATTCCACTGCCACAACCGATGACTTTCGTGCTGAAATTACAGCCTGGTTTAATGATGTGGATGGCGATTCAACTCACGTGGATGTGAATTACCGAGTAACCAACACAAGCGAAGCTGCCGATATCGAAGAGTATGAGGTCTATTTTGAAATTCTTACCGTGAGCGGAACCAGTTATTTCTTTGATGTCTCCGGCGAAACACTGCGTGCCGGTCAAAGTCGTAATGGTGAGCACAGACACTATATCAGAAATGAAGAGGCAACAGATGTAATTATCAATGATGTGTGGATTCTTCAGTAA
- a CDS encoding AraC family transcriptional regulator produces MINQSLVQNREKPPRQLVENRTSYAGRDAVFSVYDTYQEASRVELKSDSPMYCGMISGKKVIHSGDETPFEFVPSESLVLPPDSTIYIDFPDAKLNQPTKCITVELPLERIDEIVARMNDRMPRTKTSGEWEYDASASVHFSNTESVDLLIRKLFHIFTEEHNQKDLLVEMNTAELIVHMLQTESRNLLLKNYRKHVTQSGLASAVEFIKNNLDRPISINKLADIACMSKASFYRYFNNEFGISPVEYINRERVKKACKLLRNKDLNVTDVSFKLGYSSLSHFIKLFKEHTGTTPKQYQLKKQAG; encoded by the coding sequence ATGATTAATCAATCCCTGGTACAAAACAGAGAAAAGCCGCCCCGGCAACTGGTTGAAAACCGGACCAGCTATGCGGGAAGGGATGCCGTCTTTTCGGTTTATGATACGTATCAGGAAGCGAGTAGGGTGGAACTGAAATCAGACAGCCCGATGTATTGCGGTATGATTTCCGGCAAGAAGGTGATCCACTCGGGCGATGAAACCCCTTTTGAGTTTGTGCCTAGTGAATCGCTGGTACTGCCTCCCGATTCGACGATCTACATCGATTTTCCGGATGCGAAGTTAAATCAGCCCACAAAATGCATCACCGTTGAGCTTCCCCTGGAGCGGATTGATGAGATCGTTGCCCGGATGAACGACCGGATGCCGCGTACAAAAACATCCGGTGAGTGGGAGTATGACGCATCAGCTTCTGTCCATTTTTCCAATACAGAATCTGTTGATCTGCTGATCCGAAAGCTGTTTCACATTTTTACAGAGGAGCACAATCAAAAAGATCTTCTGGTGGAGATGAATACGGCCGAACTGATTGTTCACATGCTGCAGACCGAATCGAGAAACCTGCTTTTGAAAAATTACCGGAAGCATGTTACACAAAGCGGGCTGGCTTCTGCCGTGGAGTTTATCAAAAACAACCTGGACCGGCCAATCTCAATCAATAAACTGGCTGATATCGCCTGCATGAGTAAGGCTTCGTTTTATCGCTATTTCAATAACGAGTTTGGGATCAGTCCGGTGGAGTATATCAACAGGGAGAGAGTGAAAAAAGCGTGCAAATTGCTCCGGAATAAAGATCTGAACGTGACCGACGTGAGCTTTAAGCTGGGATATTCCAGCCTGAGCCATTTTATAAAACTGTTCAAAGAGCATACCGGAACCACACCTAAACAGTATCAGCTTAAGAAACAGGCCGGATGA
- a CDS encoding aldehyde dehydrogenase family protein — translation MLHERPTFKDKYDNYIGGKFVPPADGEYFDNISPVDGKAFTKCARSNEKDIEMALDAAHKAAPEWNRSSAAERASVLNKMADIIEDNLELLARVETIENGKPIRETMNADLPLVVDHYRYFAAAIRAQEGGISEHDANTVSINLPEPLGVVGQIIPWNFPLLMGAWKIAPSLAAGNCTVVKPAEQTPSSIMVMLELIGDVIPDGVLNVVNGFGPEAGQPLATNERIAKIAFTGETTTGRLIMQYASENIVPVTLELGGKSPNVFFESVMDADDEYFDKVLEGAAMFALNQGEVCTCPSRILVQESIAEVFTERVVERVKKIKMGHPLDDETMVGAQASNDQYEKILNYFEVGREEGAKVLVGGGKADVGSNGTSNGYYIQPTIFSGNNKMRVFQEEIFGPVSSLTTFKDVDEAIEIANDTLYGLGAGVWTRDAHELYQVPRAIKAGRVWVNCYHTYPAHAAFGGYKKSGFGRENHKMMLDHYQQTKNMLISYDKKAMGFF, via the coding sequence ATGTTGCATGAACGCCCCACATTCAAAGATAAATATGATAACTATATCGGCGGAAAATTCGTGCCGCCGGCCGATGGAGAATATTTCGATAACATTTCGCCTGTTGATGGAAAAGCGTTCACTAAATGTGCGCGATCCAATGAAAAAGACATTGAGATGGCACTTGATGCCGCTCATAAGGCAGCACCGGAGTGGAATCGCTCTTCAGCTGCAGAACGGGCATCGGTGCTAAACAAAATGGCCGATATCATAGAGGATAACCTCGAGCTTCTGGCACGTGTCGAAACAATTGAGAATGGAAAACCGATCCGGGAAACGATGAATGCCGATCTGCCCCTGGTGGTGGATCACTACCGCTATTTTGCTGCTGCGATTCGAGCACAGGAGGGTGGTATCTCGGAGCACGATGCCAATACAGTATCGATCAATCTGCCGGAGCCGCTGGGCGTAGTAGGTCAGATTATACCATGGAATTTTCCGCTGCTGATGGGCGCCTGGAAAATAGCACCCTCCCTGGCTGCAGGAAATTGCACGGTGGTAAAACCGGCCGAGCAGACCCCTTCAAGCATTATGGTGATGTTGGAGCTGATTGGAGATGTAATTCCCGATGGTGTGCTGAACGTTGTAAACGGATTTGGCCCTGAAGCCGGACAGCCGCTCGCTACCAATGAGCGGATCGCCAAAATTGCGTTCACCGGCGAAACCACAACCGGCCGGCTGATTATGCAGTACGCATCTGAAAATATCGTACCGGTAACGTTGGAGCTGGGCGGCAAAAGTCCGAACGTCTTTTTTGAAAGCGTGATGGATGCTGATGATGAGTACTTTGATAAAGTTCTGGAAGGTGCGGCAATGTTTGCGCTAAACCAGGGAGAAGTCTGCACCTGCCCGTCACGTATCCTGGTACAGGAGTCAATCGCGGAAGTATTTACCGAACGGGTTGTTGAGCGGGTGAAGAAGATCAAAATGGGGCACCCGCTGGATGATGAGACGATGGTGGGCGCGCAGGCTTCGAACGATCAGTATGAGAAGATTCTGAACTACTTTGAAGTTGGCCGCGAAGAGGGTGCAAAAGTTCTCGTTGGCGGCGGTAAAGCCGATGTGGGCAGCAACGGAACCTCCAATGGGTACTATATACAGCCAACCATCTTTTCCGGAAATAATAAAATGCGGGTATTCCAGGAAGAGATTTTTGGCCCGGTTTCATCACTCACAACATTCAAAGACGTGGATGAAGCTATAGAGATTGCCAATGACACACTCTACGGTCTCGGAGCCGGCGTGTGGACCCGTGATGCTCACGAACTCTACCAGGTGCCGCGTGCCATCAAAGCGGGGCGTGTGTGGGTGAACTGCTACCACACCTATCCGGCACACGCAGCTTTTGGCGGGTATAAAAAATCCGGATTTGGCCGCGAAAATCACAAGATGATGCTGGATCACTATCAGCAGACCAAAAACATGCTGATTTCATACGACAAGAAAGCAATGGGCTTTTTCTAA
- a CDS encoding DUF779 domain-containing protein, producing the protein MPVKRVLITDDAKEVMDELREKHGELMFHQSGGCCDGSSPMCYKAGQFRVGKSDVKLGEVYGAPFYMAKDQFKYWQHMQLTLDVKPGRGSSFSIEIPMGVRFLIKSKMFTEEQLEDLEPVE; encoded by the coding sequence ATGCCAGTAAAACGAGTTCTTATAACCGATGATGCCAAAGAAGTAATGGATGAACTGCGAGAAAAGCATGGCGAACTGATGTTTCACCAAAGCGGCGGGTGCTGCGATGGTTCTTCGCCTATGTGCTATAAAGCCGGGCAGTTTCGGGTGGGTAAAAGTGATGTGAAACTGGGTGAGGTTTATGGTGCTCCTTTTTACATGGCGAAAGACCAGTTCAAATACTGGCAGCACATGCAGCTCACGCTTGATGTGAAGCCGGGACGCGGTTCAAGCTTTTCGATAGAGATTCCGATGGGTGTGCGGTTTCTCATCAAATCGAAGATGTTTACGGAAGAACAGCTGGAGGATCTGGAGCCTGTGGAATAA
- a CDS encoding N-acetylmuramoyl-L-alanine amidase — MNRILFLFSFVILLAGCETSENSIEGKTIVLDPGHGGTAEVDHYRVGPTGEREEWINLRVALMLQDLLIEEGAEVLMTRTDDSDVGLQERAQLAVDNNADLFLSIHHNAIADTSVNFPVVYFHGNASENRAGLQLGKILGQKINDALFDGEEPVLVASDHTIFTRSGTAVLRHSYGIPGIITEASFFTNPDEEQRLKEEDYNRKEAEALVEGISEFFEAGAEPIKEKFSKIELPSFPVLQAEGRMSPEVLGWKSAFEQAQELRESSEPEKIIQALEYATESAHLFPDSPVAKQAHELRAELLERLGRPDETHLARKRSEEFYKLLRP, encoded by the coding sequence ATGAATAGAATTCTTTTTCTTTTTTCTTTTGTCATTCTGTTGGCGGGGTGTGAGACATCTGAAAATTCAATCGAAGGCAAAACAATTGTGCTCGATCCCGGTCACGGCGGTACGGCTGAAGTGGATCACTATCGGGTTGGACCCACTGGAGAGCGGGAGGAGTGGATCAATTTGCGTGTGGCACTGATGCTGCAGGATCTGCTGATTGAAGAAGGTGCTGAGGTGCTCATGACCCGCACGGATGACAGCGACGTAGGCTTGCAGGAACGTGCACAGCTTGCTGTGGATAACAATGCGGATCTGTTTCTGTCGATCCACCACAACGCTATAGCCGATACTTCCGTGAACTTTCCGGTGGTCTACTTCCATGGCAATGCCAGCGAAAACCGCGCCGGCCTGCAGCTTGGTAAGATATTGGGACAAAAAATAAACGATGCGCTTTTTGATGGAGAGGAACCGGTGTTGGTGGCATCTGATCACACCATATTCACCCGATCGGGCACAGCGGTTTTGCGGCACTCTTACGGCATTCCCGGTATCATTACAGAGGCTTCCTTTTTCACAAATCCGGATGAAGAACAGCGCCTGAAAGAGGAGGATTACAACCGTAAGGAAGCGGAAGCACTTGTTGAAGGAATCAGTGAATTTTTTGAGGCCGGTGCCGAACCCATTAAAGAGAAATTTAGCAAAATTGAACTTCCGTCATTCCCGGTACTGCAGGCTGAAGGGCGAATGAGTCCTGAAGTTCTTGGGTGGAAATCAGCTTTTGAACAGGCACAGGAGTTAAGAGAAAGTTCAGAACCTGAAAAAATTATTCAGGCTTTAGAATACGCAACAGAGAGTGCCCATCTTTTTCCCGATTCACCTGTGGCGAAACAGGCTCATGAGCTGCGAGCTGAATTGCTTGAGAGATTAGGTCGCCCGGATGAAACTCATTTAGCCAGAAAACGCTCCGAAGAGTTCTATAAACTATTACGGCCGTAA
- a CDS encoding anti-sigma regulatory factor encodes MNLCKKNIPSDTFTTVDLSDVIEIRRYTRNLAGTLGFSKTNQTQITSAVSEICENVIDFAIRGHVNVKSVNFETRRGILIKVTDSGPGILDISAAVKDGYSTRNRLGLGLPGTKRFMDIFKVQSKPDDGTKVVMCKWVTDRDRFMLQSV; translated from the coding sequence ATGAATTTATGTAAGAAAAACATACCGTCAGATACCTTTACAACGGTTGACTTGTCGGATGTGATAGAGATACGCCGGTATACCAGGAATTTGGCCGGAACCCTGGGATTTTCAAAAACAAATCAAACTCAGATTACCAGTGCGGTAAGTGAAATTTGTGAAAATGTGATTGATTTTGCGATCAGAGGTCATGTGAACGTGAAGTCCGTGAATTTCGAAACCCGCCGGGGTATCCTGATAAAAGTAACAGATTCTGGTCCTGGAATTCTCGACATATCTGCAGCTGTAAAGGATGGATATTCAACCCGTAACCGCCTCGGACTGGGCTTGCCGGGCACAAAAAGGTTTATGGATATCTTCAAAGTGCAGTCTAAGCCGGATGACGGAACTAAAGTTGTGATGTGCAAGTGGGTTACTGACAGAGACAGATTCATGCTTCAATCAGTTTGA
- a CDS encoding PAS domain-containing protein yields MSIDKSDIKQMFFDRLNSFLVNQSEENLSDIYSLGRQALNSGFGLLELLEIYHETTESRDFNISESQQKHLKIALSFLTECLAPYEMKQQGYEEMIKSLKDQNNQLKKEVEQRKQVENELKESKNHFQQLVENVLDIITILDPDGTIRFLSPSVKKVLGYSPEELQEVQVLDLIREKDRKQVRNKLQEVSEKPGNEISVRFEIKHKKGQYRCLESSAKNAVNALGKPGIIVNSRDVSERVKAFEKLEASREQLRKAQKIGMLGSWEWDIVKGDLNWSGELCDIYGIPEEEKPRTYKDFLDMMPDKDRDRMIRIIRDEYIKKDSFEFEHRIELPDGRKKLLLVRGDVIQNDEGKPVKMIGTGQDITRMKETERKLREYSDQLRQLSRKNEQVRENERIRISRKLHDELGQTLSLLKVDLFILQQKLDSDDKTAIQKEYVVEELKKSIKHVETTIKTVQTISRELRPLILDDFGLSEAICWQLDKFESHSGITTTFQNNTDPDQHLGEEETTAVFRILQESLTNILRHANASKVDVELQEKKGRLVLKVKDDGIGIRWDQLKNSKSLGILGMRERCALLGGDISFVDQDGKGTTVILTIPFEKEEVSDG; encoded by the coding sequence ATGAGTATCGATAAAAGCGACATCAAACAGATGTTTTTCGACCGGCTGAACAGTTTTTTAGTAAATCAGTCGGAAGAGAATTTATCTGATATTTATTCTCTTGGCAGGCAGGCTTTGAATAGCGGTTTTGGACTGCTTGAATTGCTTGAAATCTATCATGAAACCACTGAAAGCAGAGATTTTAATATCAGTGAATCCCAGCAAAAACATCTGAAGATCGCGCTTAGCTTTCTTACGGAATGCCTTGCTCCCTACGAAATGAAACAGCAAGGGTACGAAGAAATGATTAAAAGTCTCAAAGATCAAAACAATCAGCTGAAAAAAGAGGTTGAACAGAGAAAACAGGTTGAAAACGAACTTAAGGAAAGTAAAAATCACTTCCAGCAGCTTGTAGAAAATGTGCTCGATATCATAACCATTTTAGACCCCGATGGTACGATCCGGTTTCTAAGTCCCTCGGTAAAAAAAGTTTTAGGATATTCGCCCGAAGAGCTTCAGGAAGTGCAGGTATTGGATTTGATCCGTGAGAAGGATCGTAAGCAGGTAAGGAATAAATTACAGGAAGTTTCTGAAAAACCAGGCAATGAAATTTCTGTGCGATTTGAAATTAAACATAAAAAGGGTCAGTACAGGTGCCTGGAAAGCTCAGCAAAAAACGCTGTTAATGCATTGGGGAAGCCGGGAATTATTGTCAATTCACGCGATGTCTCCGAAAGGGTAAAAGCATTTGAAAAGTTAGAAGCGAGTCGCGAACAGCTTCGGAAAGCGCAAAAAATTGGTATGCTTGGGAGCTGGGAGTGGGATATTGTAAAAGGCGATCTCAATTGGTCTGGTGAATTGTGCGATATTTATGGGATTCCGGAAGAGGAGAAGCCCCGTACATACAAGGATTTTTTAGATATGATGCCGGATAAGGACCGGGATAGAATGATTCGTATCATACGTGATGAGTATATAAAGAAAGATAGTTTCGAATTTGAACACCGAATTGAGCTGCCTGATGGCCGGAAAAAACTACTTTTAGTTCGCGGAGATGTGATACAGAATGATGAGGGTAAACCTGTGAAGATGATCGGGACCGGACAGGATATTACCAGGATGAAAGAAACAGAACGTAAACTGCGTGAATACAGCGATCAGCTGAGACAATTGTCCCGCAAAAATGAACAGGTTCGTGAAAATGAAAGGATTCGTATTTCGCGCAAACTCCATGATGAATTGGGGCAGACATTATCTTTACTGAAAGTTGATCTGTTTATTTTACAGCAAAAACTGGATTCAGATGATAAAACTGCAATCCAAAAAGAGTATGTAGTTGAGGAGCTGAAGAAGTCAATCAAACACGTTGAGACAACGATAAAAACGGTGCAAACCATTTCACGTGAACTGAGACCGCTGATACTGGATGATTTTGGCCTTTCTGAAGCAATATGCTGGCAGCTCGATAAGTTTGAAAGTCATAGTGGAATTACGACCACATTTCAGAATAATACTGACCCTGACCAACATCTTGGTGAAGAAGAAACCACGGCTGTGTTTAGAATTTTGCAGGAATCATTGACAAATATTCTGCGACATGCAAATGCCAGTAAAGTAGATGTTGAACTGCAAGAGAAAAAAGGCCGATTGGTCTTAAAAGTTAAAGATGATGGAATTGGCATTCGCTGGGATCAGCTTAAAAACTCTAAATCATTGGGGATACTGGGGATGCGTGAGCGGTGTGCTCTTCTCGGCGGAGATATATCTTTTGTTGACCAGGATGGGAAGGGAACAACAGTCATTCTTACCATACCATTTGAAAAAGAAGAAGTGTCTGATGGATAG
- a CDS encoding response regulator transcription factor: MINVIVADDHPLLREGVKKVLTEQSNSIRVIKEVSNAGDLMNALSEEEPDLVILDITMPNRSGLDAMKDMQDIHPKIPVLILSMHPEDRFAIRAIKAGAWGYVNKSSIGEELVKSITTIVKEKRRYINSKVAEELARQIGTPSDQLPHHALSDREFQVFHRVASGMKISDIAKELSLSVQTIHTYKTRLKKKMDLKSNADLTRYAIQHNLADLNVE; encoded by the coding sequence ATGATTAATGTAATTGTAGCGGATGATCACCCACTGCTTCGTGAGGGGGTTAAAAAAGTATTGACAGAACAATCAAATTCGATCCGGGTGATAAAGGAAGTATCAAATGCCGGTGATCTGATGAACGCCCTCTCTGAAGAGGAACCGGATCTCGTCATTCTTGATATCACCATGCCGAACCGAAGTGGTCTGGACGCGATGAAGGATATGCAGGATATCCACCCAAAAATTCCGGTACTTATTTTAAGTATGCATCCGGAAGATCGCTTTGCCATACGTGCCATTAAAGCAGGCGCTTGGGGTTATGTGAACAAGTCGAGTATTGGGGAAGAGCTTGTAAAATCCATCACAACAATTGTAAAGGAAAAACGCAGATACATTAATTCCAAAGTTGCCGAGGAGCTAGCACGCCAGATCGGAACGCCGTCTGATCAGCTTCCACACCATGCATTATCCGACAGGGAATTCCAGGTATTTCACAGGGTTGCTTCAGGAATGAAAATAAGCGACATCGCAAAAGAGCTTTCTTTAAGCGTGCAAACGATCCACACCTATAAAACGAGACTTAAAAAGAAAATGGATCTGAAATCCAACGCAGATCTTACAAGGTATGCAATCCAGCATAACCTGGCGGATCTGAACGTAGAATAA
- a CDS encoding histidine kinase dimerization/phosphoacceptor domain -containing protein translates to MQQKNNIKAKKNILLIGDSSSEATGIADKIKHCGYEVVTTNGDENLMNSIKQHLPSIDLIVMDLGLVENRQEAESIMNMMSYFSLPVLFTSGDESRHDETRVDKPVSASIMDNSVELNKLDSSIRKALQFQYNHIHPEQVSSKNSSRYEMVFNNSDDAIFIFDADTGRLLDVNPAVAEFTKVSGQQLSGKKFWEIDLLQQIENEANFLHEIFINGSQWFKNIPVTTPDYHFKQIDVRGSVFLEDGRRRFQYTVRDATPKNRTIKLLEKEIETKEIMIQELQHRTKNSFSLICGLTDLKAMSVETDEARELLEGLSARIQSVAEVYHLLYQDQSSEDVNVHEYCNLIIDSIIGNTDSISVQKDDICELRLELKKASSVGLILVEFLFNAIKYAFPKKKHGEVRVSLKKKGENYLLTVSDNGIGVPHGFEVNQTNCSGLYLAQVMAEQINGSISLESDNGTRATLEFTTE, encoded by the coding sequence ATGCAACAAAAAAACAACATCAAGGCAAAAAAGAACATCCTGCTTATAGGGGATTCTTCATCAGAGGCTACGGGTATTGCCGATAAGATTAAACATTGCGGTTATGAAGTTGTAACCACCAACGGCGACGAGAATCTAATGAACAGTATCAAACAACACCTACCCAGTATTGATCTGATTGTTATGGATCTTGGATTGGTTGAAAACAGGCAGGAGGCAGAGTCTATCATGAACATGATGAGTTATTTTAGCCTGCCGGTTCTGTTCACTTCAGGTGATGAATCGCGACATGACGAAACGCGTGTTGACAAACCTGTATCCGCAAGTATCATGGATAACTCCGTTGAGCTAAACAAACTGGACTCATCTATCCGGAAGGCACTTCAATTTCAATACAATCATATCCATCCAGAACAGGTATCATCTAAAAATAGCAGCCGCTATGAAATGGTGTTCAATAATTCAGATGATGCCATTTTTATTTTCGATGCAGATACCGGCCGACTGCTTGATGTAAATCCTGCTGTAGCAGAGTTTACAAAGGTTTCCGGACAACAGCTTTCAGGAAAGAAATTCTGGGAAATTGATCTTCTGCAGCAGATTGAGAATGAAGCAAACTTCCTGCATGAGATATTTATCAACGGCAGCCAATGGTTTAAAAACATTCCGGTAACAACTCCTGATTATCACTTCAAACAAATTGATGTTCGCGGCAGCGTGTTTCTTGAGGATGGACGAAGGAGATTTCAGTATACCGTTCGGGATGCAACGCCTAAAAACAGAACGATTAAACTGCTGGAAAAAGAAATTGAGACTAAAGAGATAATGATTCAGGAGCTGCAACACCGGACAAAAAATTCATTCAGCCTCATTTGCGGTTTAACCGACCTTAAAGCGATGTCTGTTGAAACTGATGAAGCCAGGGAACTATTGGAAGGTCTTTCGGCGCGAATACAATCAGTCGCAGAGGTATACCATCTCTTGTACCAGGATCAATCCTCAGAGGATGTAAATGTTCACGAATATTGTAATCTGATTATCGATTCTATTATTGGAAACACAGATTCTATTTCCGTTCAGAAGGACGATATTTGCGAACTCAGGCTCGAGCTAAAAAAAGCGAGCTCTGTTGGTTTAATCCTCGTTGAATTTCTATTCAACGCCATTAAATATGCCTTCCCGAAAAAGAAACACGGAGAAGTGAGAGTTTCGCTTAAGAAAAAAGGAGAGAATTATTTGCTTACTGTAAGTGACAACGGCATCGGAGTTCCACACGGTTTTGAAGTGAATCAAACCAACTGTTCAGGACTTTACCTGGCGCAGGTAATGGCTGAACAGATCAATGGCTCCATATCTCTTGAATCTGACAACGGAACCCGTGCCACTCTGGAATTTACAACAGAATAA
- a CDS encoding nuclear transport factor 2 family protein, producing the protein MNLIKVLIFFLIFLVSACTHPSEQNVVNDEQELRELLDNFLQGASENSSEIHERFWDEELIYTGSDGRRVSKGDILSSLDNGGNQESEPEFIYHSEEVQIQLYGDTAVVAFRLVAESENDSLNYYNTGTFRKSDGEWRAVAWQATRIP; encoded by the coding sequence ATGAACCTGATTAAAGTTCTGATTTTTTTCCTGATTTTTTTAGTCTCAGCCTGTACTCATCCCTCTGAACAAAATGTGGTGAACGACGAGCAGGAACTCCGGGAGTTATTAGACAATTTCCTGCAGGGTGCCTCTGAGAATAGTTCAGAAATTCACGAAAGATTTTGGGATGAAGAGCTGATATATACCGGCTCAGACGGTCGCAGGGTATCCAAAGGTGATATTTTAAGCAGTCTCGATAATGGCGGAAATCAGGAGTCAGAGCCGGAGTTTATCTATCACTCAGAAGAAGTTCAGATTCAGCTCTATGGAGATACAGCTGTCGTCGCTTTTCGGCTGGTCGCTGAATCAGAGAATGACTCTCTTAATTATTATAATACCGGAACGTTTCGAAAATCAGATGGAGAGTGGCGGGCTGTGGCGTGGCAGGCTACCCGGATACCATAG
- a CDS encoding thioesterase family protein, translating into MKSYDFDFEMQVRDYELDTQGVVNNSVYQNYLEHARHQFLKELGLNFNELHTNGVDAVVHKIELEYKRPLMGDDIFTVRSVIRRQGHVRYIFEQDIYRSQDNELMLKGIVTTVFMNDGRPIRPPAEVVDALELYRNKT; encoded by the coding sequence ATGAAATCTTATGATTTTGACTTTGAGATGCAGGTTCGGGATTACGAACTGGATACTCAAGGTGTTGTAAATAACTCCGTCTACCAGAATTACCTGGAACATGCCCGCCACCAGTTCCTGAAGGAGCTCGGCCTGAATTTTAACGAGCTTCACACAAATGGTGTTGATGCCGTAGTGCACAAAATTGAACTGGAGTATAAACGCCCGTTGATGGGAGACGATATTTTTACTGTGAGATCTGTAATTCGAAGACAAGGGCATGTTCGTTATATTTTCGAACAAGATATTTATCGAAGCCAAGACAACGAACTTATGCTGAAGGGAATTGTCACTACGGTATTTATGAATGACGGCCGGCCGATTCGTCCTCCTGCTGAAGTTGTGGATGCACTTGAACTGTACCGAAACAAAACATAG